In Mesotoga infera, a single genomic region encodes these proteins:
- a CDS encoding TRZ/ATZ family protein, which produces MRIEELRVGDELSYSGEFLIMRDAAQKRLKEMLEEGKKLPVSLDGAIIFYAGPAKPTKDSFGAIGPTTSNRMDSFLEMLFMKGVLATVGKGKRSKQAVSLCKEYGRVYFLAPSGAAAALAGRISDMTTLAFDDLGTEAIFKVHVKDFPLYVAIDSLGNDVFISE; this is translated from the coding sequence TTGAGGATTGAAGAACTGCGCGTCGGCGACGAACTCTCTTATTCAGGCGAGTTTCTCATCATGAGGGACGCCGCGCAGAAACGACTGAAAGAGATGCTCGAAGAAGGCAAGAAGCTGCCTGTCTCTCTTGACGGGGCGATCATTTTTTACGCCGGACCGGCCAAACCTACAAAGGACTCCTTCGGGGCTATCGGCCCTACAACTTCAAACAGGATGGACTCATTTCTTGAAATGTTATTTATGAAAGGTGTTCTGGCAACGGTAGGCAAGGGAAAGAGAAGTAAGCAGGCTGTATCGCTCTGCAAAGAGTACGGAAGGGTTTATTTCCTTGCTCCCAGCGGCGCCGCTGCCGCTCTGGCCGGGAGGATCTCCGACATGACAACTCTTGCTTTCGACGATCTCGGCACTGAAGCAATATTCAAGGTTCATGTTAAAGACTTTCCGCTCTATGTCGCGATCGATTCACTCGGAAACGATGTTTTCATCAGTGAATAG